The following coding sequences are from one Virgibacillus necropolis window:
- a CDS encoding FecCD family ABC transporter permease, with the protein MNSSLDSKNNQLNLHKPRNITAVLVVCLVLLVICVFVSLVFGSRPVRLNELIDGLFHPGVDSFGANVVRKRISRTIFGLFCGAALGVSGALMQAVTRNPIADPSILGVNTGASLFVVCGIAFLNISTANQYIWLALAGAAITAVFVFGIGSMGRGGATPLKLILAGAATSAALSSLITAIMISRTYVMDQFRFWQVGSVGSATWNSIATFAPFLTIGILIAIISAPALNALALGDEMASGLGVRTGVLRLVAAFAAVLLCGAATALAGPIGFIGLLSAHTIRLMLGPDLRFVIPLSAISGAIILTVSDVIGRLIGNPGELEVGVVTAFIGAPLLIILAMRMKVRSL; encoded by the coding sequence ATGAATAGTTCACTAGATTCAAAAAACAACCAGTTAAACTTACATAAACCGAGAAATATAACGGCGGTACTGGTGGTTTGTTTGGTCTTACTGGTCATATGTGTTTTCGTATCCTTGGTCTTTGGCTCTCGACCGGTGAGACTTAATGAACTGATAGATGGCTTATTTCACCCAGGTGTAGATTCCTTCGGGGCAAACGTGGTTCGCAAGAGAATTTCCCGAACCATATTCGGTTTATTTTGCGGTGCTGCACTTGGCGTTTCCGGAGCACTTATGCAAGCGGTCACTCGCAACCCGATTGCAGATCCAAGTATACTGGGAGTGAACACAGGCGCATCCTTGTTCGTTGTATGTGGAATTGCGTTCTTGAACATAAGTACTGCAAATCAATATATATGGCTAGCTTTAGCTGGGGCTGCGATTACTGCAGTTTTCGTATTCGGAATCGGATCTATGGGGCGTGGTGGCGCCACGCCCCTTAAACTTATTCTGGCGGGAGCCGCCACAAGCGCGGCCCTTTCTTCTCTGATTACGGCCATAATGATTTCTCGCACTTATGTCATGGATCAATTTAGGTTTTGGCAAGTGGGAAGCGTTGGCTCAGCAACCTGGAACTCTATTGCTACTTTCGCCCCATTTCTGACAATTGGAATACTGATTGCTATTATTTCTGCTCCTGCGCTAAATGCGCTGGCACTGGGAGACGAAATGGCGAGTGGACTGGGCGTTCGAACAGGAGTACTGAGACTTGTTGCGGCTTTTGCGGCTGTTCTTTTGTGCGGCGCAGCTACTGCCCTGGCTGGACCTATAGGTTTTATCGGGCTTTTATCAGCTCATACGATACGGCTTATGCTTGGCCCCGACCTGCGTTTTGTTATACCCTTATCAGCAATTTCAGGAGCAATTATTTTAACTGTGTCAGATGTAATTGGAAGGCTCATAGGCAACCCTGGTGAACTTGAAGTCGGTGTAGTCACAGCATTTATAGGAGCTCCGTTACTAATAATACTGGCTATGAGAATGAAAGTGCGTTCATTATGA
- a CDS encoding class II aldolase/adducin family protein, which produces MKKEVVKYAKMCFDNGLTTGTSGNVSLKKEDVIYITPSALPYNEMEESDVLEVDLKSGEITAGHRNPSSETQMHRFIYLQDQNIGAIVHTHSTFATIFACANLPIPPVHYTIADIGRGVSVAPYARYGSEKLAKNVVETLGENNGVLLANHGVVAVGATLQDAYRRSEVIEEVAHFAYGSYTLNNVKPLSNEDLDDALEGFKSYVSG; this is translated from the coding sequence ATGAAAAAAGAAGTAGTAAAATATGCAAAAATGTGTTTTGATAATGGCCTAACAACCGGAACATCAGGTAATGTCAGTCTTAAGAAGGAAGATGTAATATATATAACCCCATCAGCACTTCCATATAATGAAATGGAAGAAAGTGATGTTTTAGAAGTGGATTTAAAATCTGGGGAAATTACTGCTGGACACCGGAACCCTTCATCAGAAACACAAATGCACCGTTTTATTTACTTACAGGACCAAAATATTGGGGCAATCGTCCATACTCATTCTACTTTTGCAACAATTTTTGCATGTGCAAACCTGCCAATTCCTCCAGTTCATTATACTATTGCAGATATTGGGCGTGGAGTATCGGTTGCACCATATGCCAGATATGGCTCTGAAAAGTTAGCAAAAAATGTTGTTGAAACCTTAGGGGAAAATAACGGAGTGTTATTGGCTAATCACGGAGTAGTAGCGGTCGGTGCAACTTTACAAGACGCATATCGCCGATCAGAAGTTATTGAAGAAGTGGCACATTTTGCTTATGGAAGCTATACATTAAATAATGTGAAACCTTTGTCAAATGAAGATTTAGATGATGCTTTGGAAGGTTTTAAGTCTTACGTGAGTGGATAA
- a CDS encoding helix-turn-helix domain-containing protein yields the protein MYRLASTKTATVSPTPTAQIETNYLTSSEVAKKLRLSGQTIRRLCDKGKFEGAYKTDGGHWRIPKDAFITTTEQDEKAESVLRRINEKNQEAGEVDEFDL from the coding sequence ATGTATCGTTTAGCTTCAACGAAAACAGCGACCGTATCGCCAACTCCAACTGCACAAATAGAAACTAACTACTTAACATCTAGTGAAGTCGCCAAAAAATTAAGATTAAGTGGTCAAACTATTCGAAGACTGTGTGATAAAGGCAAATTTGAAGGTGCCTATAAAACGGATGGTGGTCATTGGAGGATTCCCAAAGATGCCTTTATTACCACAACTGAACAAGATGAAAAAGCAGAATCCGTATTAAGGAGAATTAATGAAAAAAATCAGGAAGCTGGGGAAGTTGATGAATTTGATTTATGA
- a CDS encoding amidohydrolase, which translates to MMKNLLITNVTIVPMTAEESFIQNGYIFIESDVIKDVGHTPHPPHLKEQAKIIDGEGMVAIPGLINGHTHTPMSILRGYADDFPLMDWLKKMWAVEDRMTEEDIYWSSMLSMVEMIKSGTTTFCDMYYGMDRIAIGVEKSGMRALLSQGIIEGDSGGEELLTETVEFVRNWDKSANQRIHALLSPHAPYTCSPSLIEKMVEQAHILDCSIHTHLAETREEINIISERHGDTPIALMEKIGLFTRHVVAAHGVYLTDEEIDILKRRQVGLIHNPKSNMKLASGVAPIAQMLDKGVTIGIGTDGAASNNTLDMFEEMRFASLMQKVSLEDPMALPAYETLKMGTSRGAAALNIVDQVGTIEAGKKADITLIDFRKAHLSPVNDVVSHLIYSAKASDVAYTIVDGSVLMNNGKLTTIDEEEVTWHIEKIKNNLL; encoded by the coding sequence ATGATGAAAAACTTATTAATTACAAATGTTACCATCGTACCTATGACGGCTGAAGAATCGTTTATACAGAATGGTTATATATTTATAGAGTCTGATGTCATAAAGGATGTGGGACATACACCACATCCACCTCATCTTAAGGAGCAGGCAAAAATCATCGATGGAGAAGGAATGGTGGCAATTCCTGGTCTAATTAATGGTCACACTCATACACCGATGAGTATTTTGCGTGGTTATGCAGATGATTTCCCATTAATGGATTGGCTTAAGAAAATGTGGGCGGTCGAGGACCGAATGACAGAGGAAGATATATATTGGAGCTCTATGCTCAGCATGGTTGAAATGATTAAATCAGGTACTACTACGTTTTGTGATATGTATTATGGGATGGATCGTATCGCTATTGGAGTCGAAAAGTCTGGCATGAGGGCATTGCTTTCACAAGGCATAATCGAAGGGGATTCAGGCGGTGAAGAATTATTAACTGAAACTGTTGAGTTTGTGAGAAATTGGGACAAATCAGCCAATCAACGTATCCATGCGTTATTGTCACCCCATGCTCCCTATACATGTTCTCCTTCACTAATTGAAAAAATGGTTGAACAGGCGCATATACTGGACTGTTCCATTCATACTCATTTAGCTGAAACAAGAGAAGAAATAAACATTATCAGTGAAAGACACGGAGATACACCGATTGCTTTAATGGAAAAAATCGGTCTATTTACAAGGCACGTCGTTGCCGCTCATGGTGTATATCTTACAGATGAAGAAATAGATATTTTAAAAAGAAGGCAAGTTGGATTAATCCATAATCCGAAAAGTAATATGAAACTGGCCAGTGGGGTTGCTCCGATTGCTCAAATGTTAGACAAAGGAGTCACCATTGGAATTGGAACAGATGGTGCCGCAAGTAACAACACACTTGATATGTTTGAAGAAATGCGTTTTGCAAGTCTCATGCAGAAAGTTAGCTTAGAAGATCCTATGGCTTTACCAGCTTACGAAACCTTGAAAATGGGCACTTCACGGGGTGCTGCCGCATTAAATATTGTTGATCAAGTCGGAACCATTGAAGCTGGCAAAAAAGCGGATATTACCCTCATTGATTTTCGAAAAGCACATCTTTCACCTGTAAATGATGTCGTATCACATTTGATTTATTCTGCAAAAGCGAGTGATGTGGCATACACCATTGTTGATGGCAGCGTTTTAATGAATAACGGAAAGCTTACAACCATCGATGAAGAAGAAGTTACATGGCATATTGAAAAAATAAAAAACAATTTACTTTAA
- a CDS encoding nucleoside phosphorylase, protein MMSENIELMPTTRIPVNGISPLVIVCGDPFRAETIAKKLDNSKEIAYSREYRTFNGTYKGKQVTISSHGVGAPGAAVCFEELIKAGAKVIIRVGTAGSYTKDLPPGSLIIASSAVRADGLTKQLVPDGVPAVGDYRVVHALNQAAEKKDVTYSTGMIVTLDAFYAGPLEFPHKLYKDSGALGAEMEIAALYTIAQLRGVFAGGIVALDGFAYADMDYYDPHKDFVAQAVEDEINIGLDALVSVTI, encoded by the coding sequence ATGATGAGTGAAAATATTGAATTAATGCCAACAACAAGGATACCAGTAAATGGAATTTCACCACTTGTAATTGTTTGTGGCGATCCTTTTCGTGCAGAAACGATTGCAAAGAAGCTAGATAATTCGAAAGAGATTGCTTATTCAAGGGAATATCGTACCTTCAATGGTACATATAAAGGAAAACAAGTTACCATTTCAAGTCACGGTGTTGGTGCCCCGGGCGCTGCGGTATGCTTTGAAGAACTAATTAAAGCAGGTGCCAAAGTCATTATTCGTGTCGGCACAGCAGGATCTTATACGAAGGATTTGCCACCGGGAAGTCTCATTATTGCTAGTTCTGCGGTACGTGCTGATGGATTAACAAAGCAACTTGTCCCGGATGGCGTTCCTGCCGTGGGGGATTATAGAGTTGTACATGCCCTCAATCAGGCTGCGGAGAAAAAAGACGTTACCTATAGTACAGGAATGATTGTAACCCTTGATGCATTTTATGCAGGTCCTCTAGAGTTTCCTCATAAGTTATATAAGGATTCAGGGGCATTAGGCGCCGAAATGGAAATCGCGGCATTATATACCATCGCTCAATTACGTGGAGTCTTTGCTGGGGGAATTGTAGCCTTAGATGGATTTGCTTATGCTGATATGGATTACTATGATCCACATAAAGATTTTGTAGCACAAGCTGTTGAAGATGAAATAAATATTGGACTTGATGCACTTGTTTCTGTAACTATATAA
- a CDS encoding NAD(P)/FAD-dependent oxidoreductase, which produces MNTQELYDLTIIGSGPAGLYSTFYSGLRSMKTKLIEFQPKLGGKIHVYPQKMIWDIGGLTPITGEKLIEQLVTQGSTFDPTVILNEKVVKIEQNEDKIFMLHCESGQIHFSKTVIVAIGAGILKPQKLDIEGADRFEASNLHYIVKSLKKFKDKTVIISGGGNSAVDWAIELLPFAKQVYLTHRKDSLNGHEAQVSLLNSSSAKCFYNTSITELNGCDNQESIQSVELTNHHTDEVTNLNIDEVIINHGYERDAELLNECSLDIKRVNDYYIEGDSKSQSSVDGLYAAGDILMYDGKVHLIAGAFQDAVNAVNKAKQFVQPDANQIGMVSSHNEIFKQRNKELQLEN; this is translated from the coding sequence ATGAATACACAGGAATTGTATGACCTCACCATTATAGGAAGCGGTCCCGCGGGATTATACTCTACGTTTTATAGCGGGCTAAGATCTATGAAAACGAAACTGATTGAATTTCAGCCAAAATTAGGAGGGAAAATACATGTCTACCCACAAAAAATGATTTGGGATATCGGCGGACTAACTCCTATTACAGGTGAAAAACTCATTGAGCAATTAGTCACTCAAGGATCAACATTCGATCCGACCGTAATATTGAATGAAAAAGTAGTGAAAATTGAGCAAAATGAAGATAAAATCTTTATGCTGCATTGTGAATCTGGGCAGATACATTTCTCGAAAACAGTTATCGTAGCCATCGGTGCGGGGATTTTGAAGCCACAGAAGCTTGATATTGAAGGTGCGGATCGATTTGAGGCTTCCAATTTACATTACATAGTCAAATCCTTGAAAAAATTCAAAGATAAAACTGTCATTATTTCAGGTGGTGGTAATTCAGCAGTTGATTGGGCTATTGAATTATTACCCTTTGCCAAACAAGTGTATCTTACCCATAGAAAGGATTCTTTGAATGGTCATGAAGCCCAGGTTTCACTACTTAATAGTAGTTCGGCCAAGTGCTTTTATAATACTTCCATAACCGAATTGAATGGTTGTGATAACCAGGAATCGATCCAAAGTGTAGAATTAACGAACCACCATACTGATGAAGTGACTAATCTGAACATCGATGAGGTAATAATCAACCATGGTTATGAACGTGATGCTGAATTATTAAATGAGTGTAGCTTAGACATTAAAAGAGTAAATGATTACTATATTGAAGGTGATTCAAAAAGTCAATCCTCTGTGGATGGCTTGTATGCAGCTGGTGATATCCTTATGTACGATGGTAAAGTCCACCTAATAGCTGGAGCATTTCAAGATGCTGTTAACGCTGTAAACAAAGCAAAACAATTTGTTCAACCAGATGCTAATCAGATAGGTATGGTATCCTCCCATAATGAAATTTTTAAGCAGAGGAACAAAGAATTGCAGTTAGAAAATTAA
- a CDS encoding GntR family transcriptional regulator — protein sequence MRHIQVEKNPSLPEIIYKKLLELIKNGKFEVGVKLPGEKELAKFLNVSRTALREALQRLEMDGYVNRRHGVGTFVISNVPKLTAGLEKLESITEFVKTKELQPGTVKITVKEEKANSAIADHLQLKEGESVIHLERVRTADDKPFAFDIAISSPKMIDNDFVLNDPEESLFAHLENDKNTFLTHSHCNIYAENATAELADKLHVPVGEAVQVLEQVYYTKGNTPVYYGKSYIRNDVLNFHLIRRR from the coding sequence ATGCGTCATATACAAGTTGAAAAAAACCCTTCTCTTCCAGAGATTATTTATAAAAAATTACTCGAGCTCATTAAAAATGGAAAATTTGAAGTGGGAGTTAAGCTACCCGGGGAAAAGGAATTAGCTAAATTTTTAAATGTAAGTCGAACCGCTTTGAGAGAGGCTCTTCAACGACTTGAAATGGATGGTTATGTCAATCGTAGACATGGTGTTGGGACATTTGTAATTTCAAATGTACCTAAGCTGACGGCTGGTCTTGAAAAGCTGGAAAGTATAACGGAATTCGTAAAAACGAAAGAATTACAACCTGGAACAGTTAAAATAACTGTGAAAGAAGAAAAAGCGAATTCTGCCATCGCTGATCATTTACAACTTAAAGAAGGCGAAAGCGTAATTCATCTTGAAAGGGTACGTACTGCAGATGATAAGCCATTCGCATTTGATATTGCAATTTCTTCTCCCAAAATGATTGATAATGATTTTGTTCTTAATGATCCTGAGGAATCGCTCTTTGCCCATTTGGAAAATGACAAAAATACATTTTTAACACATTCTCATTGTAATATTTATGCTGAAAACGCAACAGCTGAATTAGCCGATAAATTACATGTTCCTGTTGGGGAAGCGGTACAAGTCTTAGAACAGGTTTATTATACAAAAGGAAACACACCCGTTTATTATGGAAAAAGCTATATTCGCAATGATGTATTAAACTTCCATCTGATTAGGAGAAGATAG
- a CDS encoding s-methyl-5-thioribose-1-phosphate isomerase, whose protein sequence is MTSINQKNEPLLAYLNNTVKYEDHKVVLLNRRLYPEETKYVTCSSHYEVAVAIEEMTIQGAIVIAIAAGYGFGLAFEQKPELSGDALKTYAQEVYDRLMSTRPTGQRLKVILDKCMTEVNTGIANEKKGAELARNLTSLMNQEVEDADNIAIACGKNTANLLEDGDKVLTHCFADSALIHMLLEAKRQNKEIEMYCTETRPYFQGARLTAHSIKETGTKVTLVTDNMPGFLMEQGMVTKLVTAADKITLDGHVCNKIGTYQYAVVAQYHNIPFYVLGYEGPDENSPNTDQIEIEYRNAEEVFYARGVRTAVEGINGLYPSFDIVTPNFVDAIVTDKGVFAARDISQHLK, encoded by the coding sequence ATGACTTCAATAAATCAAAAAAATGAGCCATTATTGGCGTATTTAAATAATACTGTAAAATACGAGGATCATAAGGTCGTTCTATTAAACCGTCGCCTCTACCCCGAAGAAACAAAATATGTCACATGTAGTAGCCATTATGAGGTGGCCGTGGCCATTGAGGAGATGACTATTCAAGGGGCGATAGTTATCGCCATCGCTGCAGGCTATGGATTTGGTCTTGCTTTCGAACAAAAGCCTGAACTATCAGGAGATGCACTGAAAACTTATGCCCAAGAGGTTTATGATCGGCTTATGAGCACACGTCCTACGGGTCAGCGCCTAAAAGTAATTCTTGACAAGTGTATGACCGAAGTAAACACTGGCATTGCAAATGAGAAAAAAGGTGCCGAGCTTGCTAGAAATCTCACTTCCCTTATGAATCAAGAGGTGGAAGATGCTGATAATATTGCGATTGCATGTGGTAAAAACACAGCTAACCTGTTGGAAGACGGTGATAAAGTATTGACTCACTGCTTTGCCGATTCAGCTCTTATTCACATGCTGCTTGAAGCCAAACGTCAAAATAAAGAAATCGAAATGTACTGTACCGAAACTCGTCCTTACTTTCAAGGTGCCAGATTAACAGCTCACTCCATCAAGGAAACTGGAACGAAAGTAACGCTTGTGACGGACAATATGCCAGGCTTCCTTATGGAACAAGGAATGGTTACAAAGTTAGTGACTGCCGCAGATAAGATTACATTGGATGGTCATGTATGTAATAAAATAGGTACTTACCAGTATGCTGTTGTCGCACAGTATCACAACATTCCTTTTTATGTATTAGGCTATGAAGGTCCAGATGAAAATTCTCCAAATACTGATCAAATTGAAATTGAATATCGTAATGCGGAAGAAGTATTTTATGCTAGAGGAGTTCGAACAGCTGTAGAAGGAATTAATGGACTGTATCCTTCATTTGATATTGTGACACCAAACTTTGTCGATGCAATTGTTACAGATAAAGGTGTTTTTGCGGCTAGAGACATTAGTCAACATCTAAAATAA
- a CDS encoding iron-siderophore ABC transporter substrate-binding protein, whose protein sequence is MNAKRRISLTALFILSMSIILLFGCSAQESNSTADEKASSNTEKTDTGSSSSKEKSSKYPIVIEHAFGESVIESKPERVATIQWANHDVALALGVVPVGFSAANYGVQDDSGMLPWTAEKLKELGVDDPNIFQDTDGLDFEAISDTNPDVILAAYSGITQEDYDILSEIAPVVAYQTSPWITTWREQVILNATGMGMKAEGEQLIKDTENLIKEKASEYPEMQGKKVVWANFSAKDMSEIHVYTPVDPRGAFLMELGMEYPESVTKEITDSTSYSMTLSAENADILNDADILIGYGDESLYEAVKADPLLGKIPAIQRGSVVFIGNGTPLAAAGNPNPLSIAYTIDEYLELIGGAIEKLDE, encoded by the coding sequence ATGAATGCAAAACGAAGAATTTCATTAACGGCTTTATTTATTTTGTCTATGAGCATAATATTATTATTTGGTTGCTCGGCTCAGGAATCCAATTCAACTGCGGATGAGAAGGCATCATCAAATACGGAAAAGACTGATACAGGATCATCTTCTTCCAAAGAAAAGAGCTCCAAATATCCGATTGTAATCGAGCATGCTTTTGGCGAATCAGTAATTGAAAGCAAACCTGAACGAGTTGCCACCATTCAATGGGCAAATCACGATGTTGCTCTCGCTCTCGGAGTTGTGCCTGTGGGCTTCTCGGCAGCGAATTACGGCGTTCAGGATGACAGCGGAATGTTGCCTTGGACAGCTGAAAAGCTCAAGGAACTTGGCGTAGACGATCCAAATATTTTTCAAGATACAGACGGCCTTGATTTTGAGGCGATTTCAGATACAAACCCAGATGTAATTCTTGCAGCTTACTCCGGTATCACACAAGAAGACTATGATATTCTTAGTGAAATCGCTCCTGTTGTGGCCTATCAGACCAGTCCTTGGATAACCACATGGCGTGAGCAAGTTATTTTAAATGCAACAGGTATGGGCATGAAGGCTGAGGGAGAACAACTAATTAAGGATACCGAGAATCTGATTAAGGAAAAAGCAAGTGAATATCCTGAGATGCAGGGAAAAAAGGTTGTTTGGGCCAACTTCTCAGCTAAAGATATGTCTGAAATACATGTTTATACTCCTGTAGACCCTCGCGGTGCATTTCTGATGGAGCTAGGAATGGAGTATCCTGAAAGTGTTACGAAAGAGATTACGGATTCCACTAGCTATTCAATGACATTAAGTGCTGAGAATGCTGACATACTTAACGATGCTGATATACTAATTGGGTATGGTGATGAAAGTTTATATGAGGCAGTTAAAGCAGATCCCCTGCTTGGCAAAATTCCAGCAATCCAACGAGGCTCTGTTGTGTTTATTGGTAACGGTACACCTTTGGCGGCAGCTGGAAACCCTAATCCGCTCTCTATAGCTTATACCATTGATGAGTACCTGGAGTTAATTGGAGGAGCTATTGAAAAGTTAGATGAATAG
- a CDS encoding helix-turn-helix domain-containing protein: MMNPNKEAHDIIIKLAQKAKNDINLNDPSIQKLIYELNAVARFADFNAPDEKRNQDYYSVRDVAELFDVNKQTVYKWIAEEKIDYKEDNSPGKTQRKGYQIPKDQFQTENEINEVDPTFKQRRKDETEDIPNTDFDSSSVVLPKDAKQSLTYSDIKRGFKRHKSEYGE; the protein is encoded by the coding sequence ATGATGAATCCGAATAAGGAAGCACATGACATTATTATTAAATTGGCTCAAAAAGCTAAAAATGACATTAATTTAAATGATCCTAGTATACAAAAACTAATCTATGAATTAAATGCTGTAGCTCGATTTGCTGATTTCAATGCTCCTGATGAAAAAAGGAATCAGGATTATTATTCAGTGAGAGACGTTGCAGAATTATTTGATGTTAATAAGCAAACAGTTTATAAGTGGATTGCAGAAGAAAAGATTGACTACAAAGAAGATAATAGTCCTGGCAAAACACAACGAAAAGGTTACCAAATCCCGAAAGATCAATTCCAAACAGAAAATGAAATAAATGAAGTAGATCCGACATTTAAACAAAGAAGAAAAGATGAAACTGAGGATATACCTAATACAGATTTCGATTCCAGTAGTGTCGTTTTGCCGAAAGATGCTAAACAGTCACTAACCTATAGCGACATTAAACGAGGGTTCAAAAGGCATAAAAGTGAATATGGGGAATGA
- a CDS encoding NupC/NupG family nucleoside CNT transporter, which yields MSFLNVIWGLFGVFVICGISYLFSNNRKKVSPRLVLSALAFEVIFAWFVLSTKIGSIILKGVTDFVNVIISYANEGINFVFGGLYTEESGISFVVAFNVLPMIIFFASLIAIAYYLNIMPFIFKYVGGLFSKLFTTTKRESIVAAANIFLGQTESPLVVKPYLPRMSVSEIFAVMTCGLASVAGTMLASYALLGVELEYLLAASFMAAPSGLIIAKLFYPETEDVQEEKNIQIAKENESTNIIDAAANGARNGLQIALIVGATLIAFVALIYMVNGFIGYIGGWFGVETSLQQMLGYVIAPLAFAIGIPWDEAIMAGSLIGEKLVLTEFVAYINFMDGITQFSEKSVMVITFALCGFANFTSMATLASTLSSLNPERQKLFMKLSLKSVFAGALASMLSAAIAGMFFI from the coding sequence ATGAGCTTTCTTAATGTAATATGGGGTCTCTTCGGAGTTTTTGTAATTTGTGGGATTTCATATTTATTTTCAAATAATAGAAAAAAAGTAAGTCCAAGATTAGTCTTAAGCGCACTTGCTTTTGAAGTTATCTTTGCTTGGTTTGTGTTGTCTACCAAAATAGGCTCCATCATTTTAAAAGGAGTAACAGACTTTGTAAACGTCATTATCAGTTATGCAAATGAAGGGATTAATTTCGTCTTTGGTGGCCTTTATACTGAAGAGTCTGGAATTTCCTTTGTAGTTGCATTTAATGTATTACCAATGATTATTTTCTTTGCATCATTGATTGCAATTGCTTATTACTTAAACATTATGCCCTTCATTTTTAAGTACGTAGGAGGATTATTTTCAAAATTGTTTACAACCACTAAACGTGAATCCATAGTTGCAGCAGCAAACATTTTTCTTGGACAAACAGAATCACCACTTGTCGTTAAACCATATCTTCCAAGAATGTCTGTTTCCGAAATTTTTGCTGTGATGACATGTGGATTGGCATCCGTTGCTGGAACCATGCTTGCATCTTATGCCCTATTAGGGGTTGAATTGGAGTATTTACTTGCAGCGAGTTTTATGGCAGCACCTTCCGGATTAATTATTGCGAAGTTATTCTATCCGGAAACAGAAGATGTTCAAGAAGAAAAAAATATTCAAATTGCTAAAGAAAATGAATCAACTAACATTATTGATGCTGCAGCAAACGGTGCTCGTAATGGTTTACAAATTGCGCTGATTGTAGGAGCAACCTTAATTGCATTTGTAGCCTTGATTTATATGGTAAACGGTTTTATCGGCTATATAGGGGGATGGTTTGGCGTTGAAACAAGCCTTCAGCAAATGCTAGGTTATGTTATTGCCCCATTGGCATTCGCAATTGGAATTCCATGGGATGAAGCTATAATGGCCGGTTCATTAATCGGCGAAAAGCTTGTTTTAACCGAATTTGTTGCATATATAAACTTTATGGACGGAATTACACAATTCAGTGAGAAATCTGTTATGGTCATCACATTTGCTCTATGTGGCTTTGCAAATTTTACATCTATGGCAACACTGGCGAGTACACTTAGCAGCTTAAATCCAGAGAGACAAAAGCTATTTATGAAATTGTCGTTAAAAAGTGTCTTTGCAGGAGCTTTAGCATCGATGCTTAGCGCGGCTATAGCTGGAATGTTTTTCATATAG